A genome region from Musa acuminata AAA Group cultivar baxijiao chromosome BXJ3-5, Cavendish_Baxijiao_AAA, whole genome shotgun sequence includes the following:
- the LOC135639147 gene encoding uncharacterized protein LOC135639147, whose protein sequence is MMLRSSSTPVLGSLLSSSSSLHISSECSNHHHHSSPNPDLHSFSCHLSPTSDCFRDQSPSLGIRRSRSDGNLRSFLSDRHPPSPKCPSQLPHTTLETILSFSVYIRKTLAEEEATEEEDDDENDGQRVDGGFDFASENRTGSASIGGPPPPPPLFLARGLGIDRIGSGLLTAGGGGGVGICDVPMGNGGEQSDVEMHYKRMVEENPSNALFLRNYAEFLYQAKGDIKRAEEYYSRAILADPDDGESLSQYARLVWELHQDEERASSYFQQAVQAAPHDSHVLAAYAEFLWYTEEDDDGEGGAEGDGTQNSTM, encoded by the exons ATGATGTTGAGGAGCTCGTCCACCCCAGTTCTTGGctccctcctctcctcttcctcctccctccacaTCTCCTCCGAGTGTTCCAACCACCACCACCATTCCTCTCCCAACCCCGACCTCCACTCTTTCTCCTGTCATTTATCCCCTACCTCCGACTGCTTCCGTGACCAGAGCCCGTCCCTCGGCATCCGGAGAAGCCGATCCGATGGCAATCTTCGCTCCTTTCTCTCCGACCGCCATCCGCCATCACCGAAGTGCCCCTCTCAACTTCCACATACGACTCTCGAGACCATCCTTTCCTTCTCCGTGTACATCCGGAAAACACTGGCAGAAGAGGAGGCAACGGAGGAAGAAGACGATGACGAGAACGATGGGCAGCGCGTTGATGGAGGATTCGATTTTGCAAGCGAAAATCGAACTGGCTCTGCGAGTATTGgcgggccgccgccgccgcctccgttgTTCCTCGCGAGAGGGCTCGGGATCGACCGGATCGGGTCAGGACTCTTGACcgctggcggtggtggtggtgttgggaTATGCGACGTTCCGATGGGGAACGGAGGAGAGCAGTCGGATGTGGAGATGCACTACAAGCGGATGGTGGAGGAGAACCCAAGTAATGCTCTGTTCCTGAGAAACTACGCGGAGTTTCTCTACCAG GCCAAGGGAGACATTAAAAGAGCCGAGGAGTACTACTCTCGCGCTATACTTGCGGACCCTGATGATGGAGAAAGTCTATCACAATACGCTAGATTAGTGTGGGAGCTGCACCAGGATGAAGAACGAGCTTCCAGCTACTTTCAACAGGCAGTTCAAGCTGCACCTCATGACAG CCATGTTCTTGCTGCGTATGCTGAGTTCCTGTGGTACACAGAGGAGGACGATGATGGAGAAGGAGGTGCAGAAGGTGATGGAACGCAAAATTCCACCATGTGA